The Solanum dulcamara chromosome 6, daSolDulc1.2, whole genome shotgun sequence genome contains the following window.
ACTTCACTCTGTCTGTCTTGTACATGTGAGCAATCTCTGGCACTAAAGGATCATCTGGATTTGGATCAGTAAGCAAGGAGCAAATGGAAAGCAGCACCTGCGATTTACCAGTATAATCGTCACCAAAATGTATAAATGATGCAGAAACTTTAGAGATGAGCCAAGTATGATATACTTTACCTTGGATACAGTAAGGGCAGGGCTCCATTGTTCCTTTAGGATATCAAGACAAATACTACCATTACTGTTGATGTTCGGGTGGAAGACTTTAGTTTTGAAGGAGACCTACAATATTCATAGCCAAAAGAAAGTAGACATTGAAAATCCAATCACTAAAAGCAGGACCTTGCAACAAATTAAGAATTGTGAAATACAAGGAAACTGGCTTTTGCTGGTATTTACATGTAACAAGCAAAAACAATAGCACTTCTTTTCGTGaataaaacaaaaacaataGCGCTTTCACATACCTGTCCTTGGATATTCCAAGGAAGCAGAAAAGTCTTATTTAGTGAAACTCGAGTATAAATCATTAAAGCAAGGACTACAGAAAACACATCAAGGGCAAATAAAAGTATGGCCAACATCCATACTTAAATCAACAAGACAAAAATGAACAACACCAATGGTTGTCTAGGAATGTAGATGCAGCCTGCAGGATTCTGCGTCTCCTGAACAATCCTAGGTGGCTTGAAGTACTCCATTTCCGTGTTCCTTGGTTTAATATTTTTTACCAGTGTAGCCCTCCATCTCAAAGTTTGTGGATGGATATCATGGTGCAGGATCATTTCCTACTGCTTACTGGACTGTGATATGATGAGAACTCTTACAGGAAAGCTAccaaaaaacataatttaaacttTATTAGGGAATATGAGTGAAGCTTACTTGGTTACCATCACAGCAAATATTGGAACATTAAGttagcatacaacaacaaaaacaacaaaaatccagtgtaatcccactAGTGAGGTTTGGAGAGGGTGGTGCGCGCACAGCCTTACCActaccttgtgaaggtagagagatTATTTCCAataagaccctcagctcaaataAAGCATATCAAATAACAAATATGTAAAACAAATACATTGGAGATCAGATTTAATCGACTGGAAACTCTTGCAGTAAATAGTTTTAGTCCATTGGAGAGACAGAATTGCTAAGGTAAGGAATGTTGGAAATAGGAGCAAGAGAACttttacaaaaaaagaaaaagagagagacaATATTTGGCaagactttaaaactacctttggGGGCTTGAATGGATAATCTGGGGGAAAATGGATGGACACAAGGAAAACACCTCCAGAAAACGGACTGTCAGATGGACCCATTATGGTAGCTTGCCAATGGAACATATCCTCACCAACAGGACCTGCAAGAAGCAAAACATTATTTCATTCTAAAACAACATCCAAGTTAAAATTATCCAATTTTCACAAATTCCAGCGCAAGTGCAGACATGTCCAACAAAATATTAACAGTCAAAAGAATTGTCACCTGTTACTCTGTCAATCCTACCCCAACCCACAGCAAAAATAAGGGGGAAAAGggaaacaaagaagaagaggacCCAAATGAACAGAAAGTAATGACTACCCATCAGAGGGTGAGGGGAAGATATCAGATTATTTCCAGCACATATCTGATGTATCTTAAATATATTCCAACATAATCCAAGCTGCAGACGTGGAGAAAAGACAAGTTCTTAAGGAACAGCAATCGTAGAGGGGATACCTGCAACATGGAAATAAAGAGACATTAAGCAGCACAAGTAACATTCATATATACCTGCACTGCAAGAAGCAGGGGGGTCTTTCTGCAAGTCCTTCAATTCcttctgaatcctctttgaaGCCATAACGAATTTGAAATCGACTTCTCACTGCAAATAGAAACCTAAATTGTTAATGCCAAAGGAAGGTCAAATCAGTAATTATAACAAGATATTAGCAAAATTTTGCAAAAAGATGATTACACTTCAAAATAATTTCACAGAAGCTGTAACTATTACACCTTTTTGGGGTAAAAGTATTGTATTAAGGAGAAGCAAACTACTGCAAAGTATTTAAATAGGAGttgtaaatatatatacttGGTGCTGCTCCTGGAAGTGCAGAGGGAGAGCAGGCAAGAACTATGATACATTATTTGGCAATCTCAGGTAAGAGGACAGGCAATGAAGTTCCAAACCAATGTAAAACACTTTCCCCACCTTAAAAAAGGATTTTTACCATAATCAATGGCCTCAAAATAATACAAAACATCAATAACAACAGAAACAATCACATCCTAGTCTCTATCTAAGAGATAATGATCCGAAGTTTATACTTGGAACAGGAAATGAAATAAATTAGTAAACTACTATAACTAATGGCATCAAATTACTACCATTAACACCAACAACAAGGGCAACTATTACATCCTAGTTTTTATAACACATATAATGATCAGAGACGTTCCCCACAACCTCTTCATCCCAAAATCTCTAGACAGTCAACACAACTAATGCTGGCATAGCCAAAACAACGTCTTCCTCCCATAATCTCTTAGATAGTTAACACAACTAATGCTGGCATAGCCAAAATTTCATTAAGAGGAT
Protein-coding sequences here:
- the LOC129892486 gene encoding ubiquitin-conjugating enzyme E2 28, encoding MASKRIQKELKDLQKDPPASCSAGPVGEDMFHWQATIMGPSDSPFSGGVFLVSIHFPPDYPFKPPKVSFKTKVFHPNINSNGSICLDILKEQWSPALTVSKVLLSICSLLTDPNPDDPLVPEIAHMYKTDRVKYESTARSWTQKYAMG